The stretch of DNA CGGGATCGTCGACGGCCACCGCGAAGTGGAGGCCCTCGGGTGACGAGTGGAGGAGGTACATCGCCTCGATGTTGACGCCGGTCACCGCCAGCGCCTCGGCCAGATCGGCAAGGGCGCCCGGCTTGTCGTGGAGAACGGCCGTGATGATGCGCCGCTCGTCGAACGAAACCCCGGCTTCCGTCAACACGCGGCGGGCTCCGTGCTCGTCGTCCACGACCAGTTTCACGAAGCCCTCGGGCCCGGTCGTGATGGCGGCCAGCGTCTGGATGTTGACGCCGGCCGACCCGAGCTCCCGGGCGAGCGTGGCGAGCTGTCCCGGGCGATTCGCCATCTGCACTGAGAATTCGATCATGGCGCAAGATTACGCGCTGGCGCCGTGCGATGTCGTGTCCGGACGGGATCCGAGCTACGGTGGGTGAGCGACATCGCGGCTGAGAGGAGGGGAGCGCGTGACGACGATCAGCTTCTCGAACACGATCGAGATCGAGCGCCCGGCCGGCGAGGTCTACACCTATCTCGCCGACCTCGAGCACGTTCCCGACTGGAACTGGGCGATCTCGGAGACGATGAAGATGACGCCGGGCCCGGTCACCGTGGGCACCCGGTTTCTCCAGAGTCGCCGCGTTCCGGCTCCTGCGACCGAGGTGCTGGAGGTCATCGACCTCGACCCCGGCAGGCGCATCGAGGTGCAGGGGACCCTGGCCGACTTCCCGGTCGACCTGGTCTACTACTTCGAGCCGACCGAGCGGGGCACCCGCGTCACCAACACGGTCGAGCTCGACACACATGGCAAGGCCAAGCTGCTCGCCCCGATCCTCGGGGGCCGGATCAAGCGATCGGTGGCCGGCAATCTGGCCAGGCTGAAGGCCCAACTCGAGACGCCGGAGCGGTGGAGGGCCTCGTAGGCTCTGCCTCTGCCCCTTCCGCCACTGCGGATCTACGACTACGCACTCACGACGACCGAGATACGCCACGTCGATAGCGGGTCGGCGATCGAACACATGTTCGACTACGCTCCACGACATGGTGAGCTACGCCGAGCTGCATTGCCACACGAACTACAGCTTCCTCGACGGAGCGTCACATCCGGAGCGCATCGTCGAACGCGCCGCAGAGCTCGATCTCTCGGCTCTCGGCGTCACGGACCACGACGGCTTCCGCGGCGTCGTCAAGGTGCACCAGATGGCGAGGGTGCTCGGCCTCCCCATCGTGTACGGCACCGAGGTCGGCATG from Acidimicrobiia bacterium encodes:
- a CDS encoding ACT domain-containing protein; the encoded protein is MIEFSVQMANRPGQLATLARELGSAGVNIQTLAAITTGPEGFVKLVVDDEHGARRVLTEAGVSFDERRIITAVLHDKPGALADLAEALAVTGVNIEAMYLLHSSPEGLHFAVAVDDPESVAPTLKAG
- a CDS encoding SRPBCC family protein; translation: MTTISFSNTIEIERPAGEVYTYLADLEHVPDWNWAISETMKMTPGPVTVGTRFLQSRRVPAPATEVLEVIDLDPGRRIEVQGTLADFPVDLVYYFEPTERGTRVTNTVELDTHGKAKLLAPILGGRIKRSVAGNLARLKAQLETPERWRAS